The proteins below are encoded in one region of Lolium rigidum isolate FL_2022 unplaced genomic scaffold, APGP_CSIRO_Lrig_0.1 contig_42439_1, whole genome shotgun sequence:
- the LOC124681421 gene encoding uncharacterized protein LOC124681421, whose product MAAAIQGNQRPDDHPAAIFALIAIPAASRRPLPRSQPPDASRRHPLRRSPLPSVTGIAGRVTDPSPPSRGSAGMSLGSPGASSPYPLPDERSPRSRRMRFCLPVHVASFDRLCCRRSDLQFVVVKSFTVFCEYIHMNDINAAARMRSAVNEKTEAEKILHIKRAEGETESK is encoded by the exons ATGGCTGCTGCAATACAAGGAAATCAACGTCCAGACGATCACCCGGCCGCTATCTTTGCCTTGATCGCCATCCCAGCTgccagccgccgccccctccctcgGTCGCAGCCGCCAGACGccagccgccgccaccctctccgtCGCAGCCCCCTCCCCTCCGTCACGGGGATCGCCGGCAGAGTCACGGACCCGTCCCCTCCGTCGCGGGGATCGGCCGGAATGTCGCTAGGATCGCCGGGAGCATCCAGCCCCTACCCCCTACCTGACGAGCGCAGCCCGAGATCACGGCGGATGCGTTTCTGCCTCCCCGTCCACGTCGCCTCCTTCGATCGCCTCTGTTGCCGTCG GTCAGATTTACAGTTTGTGGTAGTTAAATCCTTTACAGTATTCTGTGAATATATACACATGAATGACATCAATGCAG CGGCCAGAATGAGGTCGGCAGTCAATGAAAAAACCGAAGCAGAGAAGATTCTTCACATCAAGAGAGCTGAAGGAGAAACTGAGTCCAAGTAG